CGGCATTCATTGCCGGAAATACTTCAGATGCAAATTATAACTTCCTTAATATTTGTAGGTAGAACACAAAAATATATGCACGATGGTAATATTAACTGAAAGTGGACAGGTCATTAACATTTCCATTTTTAAAATTTATCCTCTGTTAAATTTGCAGTAAACAGCAGCATATGTTCACGCTACTGAATCTGTGTGCTAGCTCGTTCACCCTCCCCACAACCATCATAGCTTTTTGCATCTGCCTGTTGAGAAACGTCGAACTGGAGATTGATGGACGCGGGCCTGTTGAGTGCATTCATAAAGAAGCTCGTGGCGAGGTTGTTTGTGTTAGCGGATGAGAAATACAAGCTGTACAAGGGCTACAAAGAGGATATTCATTTCCTGATGGAAGAACTTCCTATGATCACTACTGCCATTGATGAGCAGCTTTCAGGGACGGATGACCACGCATTGCATTTTAAGGTCAACGAGTTGCACCAGTTGGCTCAGGAAATGGAGGACTGCATAGACCGCATTATGTACTGCGCGTCTAAGGAACAGCAACCTTGGTACCATATAAACTATACATCCGGGAACAGGATAACATCCCGTTTGCAGTTAGCCAAGGAGATGAAGAGACTCAAGAGGAGATTGCAGGAAGCTCACCAGCGCAAGGAGAGATACCCAGTGTCCCGTCCGTCCCATACCGAGCTGCCTCCATCGTCCTCGGATCGTCTCATCGCTCAGGAAGATCTGTTTGGCATTGATGCGCCTCTGAAAGAGCTTCTGGAGCACTTGGTGGAAACCAAGGGGCAATGGAAGCAGCTGAACGTGATCTCCATCGTTGGGTTTTGTGGGTTGGGGAAGACTGTTCTTGCCCAAGAGTTGTACGACAGTGAGATCGGTAGGCAATTTGAGAAAAGAGCGTGGGTTTCCGCTGGGCAACGGAATTCGGAGGCGCTGTTAACAGAGATTCTCCGGCAAGTGCATGAGCCACCACCACTGGTTTACTCTGATGCCCGCCAGCTTAGCATTGATCTCAGAAACCATTTGAATAACAAGAGGTATTGTGCTTATTTGTCTCAttattttcattttatatttgtacTGCTCTGTCCACACCTGAAGCATATACCACAACTTCTGCCAATTTAGATGGTGCACCATGATTTGTTCATTTATGTCAGCAAATGACATAGTTTTTTCTGTGTACAAGAAAATTAAAATGTGTGTATCCACAGCTATGCATAGATTATCCATACCCAAAATAAATAGCATCAGTTAATTTTTTTactggagggagtatatttcaTATATGTGATGCAGAATAATGCACTCCAATGTGAAAATACTTTATCTTCCTGTACAGATTGATTATTGTGTCTGTGGAATAATGAAACTAATATTATCTCTGTATCCTCATTTCAAATTAATGTAGGTATTTCATTGTAATCGATGACATCCGATCAAAGGATCAGTGGAATTGTATAAAATCTGCCTTCCCACGACTTCAAGATGTTAGCAGCAGAATAGTGGTGACAACGAAATTCCAGTCAGTGGCTAATACCTGCAGCTCTACCAATGGTTACGTGCACAACATGAGAAGACTTGACGAGGAATGCTCAAAGCAACTGTTACTAAAAGAGTCGTGTCTGCAGGAATATTCAGATTCCTCTTCCTCGCAGTCGGATTCGAAGGTAATACTGGATAAATGTGATGGTCAACCACTTGCTTTGACTGCCGTGGGCCAATTCATTCAAAGTAGAAACTCGGTAGAACAACCTGAATGGGAAGTTGTTTGCAAGGACGTACGTTGTCATCTGGACAGCGACGACTGCTTAAAGAGAATGTACCAGGTGCTGACCCATGACTACACCAGCCTTCCAAGCCATGAACTCAAGGCCTGCTTACTATATTTCGCTACGTTTCCCAGTAACCATCGAGTCAGGACAAAAAGGCTAATGAGACGATGGTTAGCTGAGGGATTTGTGGTACCATCAACTTTATGCAGTGATCCAGCAGCTCAAAGTTTCAAGGAGCTCATGGACCGCAACATAATCCAGTCCGTTGATGTAAGCAACAGCTTGAAGGTGAAAACATGCAAAACTTATGGCATGATGCACGAGTACATTATGCGCAAGTCTCTCTCTGAAAACATCATTGCTTTGTTTGATGATGGAAAGCTCCAACCCAAATATGCTCGTCGCCTTTCTCTTCATGATAGCAGTATTACAGATGCCACCAATCTTGAAATTGATCTATCCCTTGTCAGATCTCTGGTAGTCATTGGGGAGGCAGGTAAAGCtattttgaatttcagaaagTATCAGTTGCTCAGAGTATTGGATCTTGAACAATGTACCGACTTACATAATGGTCATCTCAAAGACATATGCAACCTATTACTTATAAAATATCTAAGCTTAGGGGGCAAGATTACAGACCTCCCCAAGGACATAAAAAAACTGAAAGTTTTGGAGACGCTTGATCTAAGGAGAACATATGTAAAG
This genomic window from Setaria viridis chromosome 8, Setaria_viridis_v4.0, whole genome shotgun sequence contains:
- the LOC117833206 gene encoding disease resistance protein RGA4; this translates as MDAGLLSAFIKKLVARLFVLADEKYKLYKGYKEDIHFLMEELPMITTAIDEQLSGTDDHALHFKVNELHQLAQEMEDCIDRIMYCASKEQQPWYHINYTSGNRITSRLQLAKEMKRLKRRLQEAHQRKERYPVSRPSHTELPPSSSDRLIAQEDLFGIDAPLKELLEHLVETKGQWKQLNVISIVGFCGLGKTVLAQELYDSEIGRQFEKRAWVSAGQRNSEALLTEILRQVHEPPPLVYSDARQLSIDLRNHLNNKRYFIVIDDIRSKDQWNCIKSAFPRLQDVSSRIVVTTKFQSVANTCSSTNGYVHNMRRLDEECSKQLLLKESCLQEYSDSSSSQSDSKVILDKCDGQPLALTAVGQFIQSRNSVEQPEWEVVCKDVRCHLDSDDCLKRMYQVLTHDYTSLPSHELKACLLYFATFPSNHRVRTKRLMRRWLAEGFVVPSTLCSDPAAQSFKELMDRNIIQSVDVSNSLKVKTCKTYGMMHEYIMRKSLSENIIALFDDGKLQPKYARRLSLHDSSITDATNLEIDLSLVRSLVVIGEAGKAILNFRKYQLLRVLDLEQCTDLHNGHLKDICNLLLIKYLSLGGKITDLPKDIKKLKVLETLDLRRTYVKILPPEVIQLPNLIHLFGKFKLPNTVVQNKLQKFLSSGQCKLQTLSGFLVDDNEGFSELMVHMNKLRKVKIWCESSATSSSLTNVKKAIQKFIHDVKDPSDDPRSLSVHFEGCSEDLLEGLEAPCYLRSLKLQGNIPKLPEFVTALRRLRELCLRSTRMTADLLTALGNLKDLLYLKLIADELEQITFRDRALPNLLCLCYVVKHPTFPRTEDGALPLLTSLQLLCENMDSQCSVQIKGFTRLREVVIYDEVNPDIKANWERAVKEHQNRPKVLLLKRADPPEEATGNETTECFAPLEGPVQETDIQMPPEEPKFASNSSKGHQVLCVGLSDLPIAGIGTVSS